A stretch of Rhizobium viscosum DNA encodes these proteins:
- a CDS encoding c-type cytochrome, giving the protein MDYRAVLLICTSVVALCPGSAEAQEGDATAGAVVFKKCATCHVVDSDTNKVGPSLNKLFGRTAGTHPNFAYSTGMKAAGEGGLVWDEATLRDYLHNPKGKVKGTKMAFVGVKDDQEITNLIAYLKQYSQ; this is encoded by the coding sequence GTGGATTACCGTGCTGTTTTGCTGATCTGTACATCCGTGGTTGCCCTTTGTCCTGGCAGCGCCGAGGCGCAGGAGGGCGATGCGACGGCGGGTGCCGTTGTTTTCAAGAAATGCGCGACCTGTCATGTCGTCGATTCCGATACGAACAAGGTCGGCCCATCCTTGAACAAGTTGTTCGGCCGAACGGCCGGAACGCATCCCAATTTCGCCTATTCGACCGGTATGAAGGCGGCCGGCGAGGGTGGTCTCGTCTGGGACGAGGCGACGCTGCGCGACTACCTGCACAATCCGAAAGGGAAGGTGAAGGGCACGAAAATGGCCTTCGTCGGCGTCAAGGACGACCAGGAGATCACCAATCTCATCGCTTACCTCAAGCAATATTCCCAGTGA
- a CDS encoding cytochrome c oxidase subunit II yields the protein MAVVLILVLVVVGSVLFHVLSPWWWTPIASNWSYIDSTLVITFWITGVVFVAVISFMAYCVFRFRHKPGNRAHYEPENRRLEVLLASGTAVGVAAMLAPGLIVWNQFITVPADAASVEVVSQQWLWSFRLPGADGKLGRAETRDVTPENPLGLDKNDANGLDDVIIEGGELHLPIGKPVHILLRSVDVLHDFYVPEFRAKMDMIPGMVTYFWFTPTRTGSFEILCAELCGVGHPQMRGTVVVEEAADYQAWLDQQQTFTQLTASSEEPPPAN from the coding sequence ATGGCTGTCGTGCTGATCCTCGTCCTTGTTGTCGTTGGCTCCGTGCTGTTTCATGTGCTGAGCCCGTGGTGGTGGACGCCGATCGCGTCCAACTGGAGCTATATCGACAGCACGCTCGTCATCACCTTCTGGATCACCGGCGTCGTCTTCGTGGCGGTGATTTCCTTCATGGCCTATTGCGTGTTCCGCTTCCGGCACAAGCCGGGCAACCGGGCGCATTACGAGCCCGAGAACCGCAGGCTGGAAGTGTTGCTCGCCTCGGGAACGGCGGTCGGCGTCGCCGCCATGCTGGCCCCCGGCCTCATCGTGTGGAACCAGTTCATCACAGTGCCTGCCGATGCCGCATCGGTGGAGGTCGTCAGCCAGCAATGGCTGTGGAGCTTCCGCCTGCCGGGCGCCGACGGAAAGCTCGGCCGCGCGGAGACGCGCGACGTTACCCCCGAGAACCCGCTCGGCCTCGACAAGAACGACGCAAACGGCCTCGACGACGTCATCATCGAGGGCGGCGAGTTGCATCTGCCTATCGGCAAGCCCGTGCACATATTGCTGCGCTCCGTTGACGTTCTCCACGATTTCTACGTGCCGGAATTCCGCGCCAAGATGGACATGATCCCCGGCATGGTCACCTATTTCTGGTTCACGCCGACCCGGACGGGAAGCTTCGAGATCCTCTGTGCGGAACTCTGCGGCGTCGGCCATCCGCAAATGCGCGGTACAGTCGTGGTTGAAGAGGCGGCGGACTATCAGGCCTGGCTCGATCAGCAGCAGACATTCACCCAGCTCACGGCATCATCGGAAGAGCCGCCGCCGGCAAACTGA
- a CDS encoding cytochrome c oxidase subunit I yields MVEIPSGSIPSAEVEDVELYHPKSWWTKYVFSQDAKIIAVQYSVTAISIGMVALVLSWLMRLQLAFPGYFAFIDADHYYQFITMHGMIMVIYLLTALFLGGFGNYLIPLMVGARDMVFPYANMLSYWIYLVAVLILVAGFFVPGGPTGAGWTLYPPQAVLSGTPGGKDWGILLMLTSLIVFIIGFTMGGLNYVVTVLQGRTRGMTLMRMPLTVWGIFTATVMALLAFPALFVACVMMMFDRLLGTSFFMPAIIEMGTQLQHGGGSPILFQHLFWFFGHPEVYIVALPAFGIVSDLISTHARKNIFGYRMMVWAIVIIGGLSFVVWAHHMYVSGMNPAFGFFFATTTLIIAVPTAIKVYNWVLTLWRGDIHLTLPMLFALAFIVTFVNGGLTGLFLGNVVVDVPLSDTMFVVAHFHMVMGVAPILVIFGAIYHWYPKVTGRMLNDVLGHIHFWITFLGTYAIFFPMHYLGLLGVPRRYFEMGETAFVPPSAHTLNIFITVMALIVGAAQIIFLFNLVWSLFRGREAGGNPWRATTLEWQTPQTPPAHGNWGKDLPVVYRWAYDYSVPGAAEDFIPQNVPASGGVTREVPA; encoded by the coding sequence ATGGTCGAGATTCCATCCGGCAGCATCCCCTCCGCCGAAGTCGAGGATGTCGAGCTCTATCATCCAAAAAGCTGGTGGACGAAATATGTGTTCAGCCAGGATGCCAAGATCATCGCCGTGCAATATTCGGTCACCGCGATCTCGATCGGCATGGTGGCACTGGTGCTCTCCTGGCTGATGCGGCTGCAGCTCGCCTTTCCCGGCTATTTCGCCTTCATCGACGCCGATCACTATTACCAGTTCATCACCATGCACGGCATGATCATGGTGATCTATCTCCTGACCGCGCTTTTTCTCGGCGGTTTCGGCAATTACCTCATTCCGCTGATGGTCGGCGCGCGCGACATGGTTTTCCCCTACGCGAACATGCTGAGCTACTGGATCTATCTTGTCGCGGTGCTGATCCTGGTCGCTGGCTTTTTCGTCCCCGGCGGCCCGACAGGGGCCGGCTGGACGCTTTATCCGCCGCAGGCGGTTCTGTCAGGCACGCCCGGCGGCAAGGACTGGGGCATCCTGCTGATGCTCACCTCGCTGATCGTCTTCATCATCGGCTTCACCATGGGCGGCCTGAACTATGTGGTGACCGTGCTGCAGGGACGCACGCGCGGCATGACGCTGATGCGCATGCCGCTCACCGTCTGGGGCATTTTCACCGCGACCGTGATGGCGCTGCTCGCCTTTCCGGCCCTTTTTGTCGCCTGCGTGATGATGATGTTCGACCGCCTGCTCGGCACCAGCTTCTTCATGCCTGCCATCATTGAAATGGGCACGCAGCTGCAGCATGGCGGCGGCAGCCCGATCCTGTTCCAGCACCTGTTCTGGTTCTTCGGGCATCCGGAGGTCTATATCGTGGCACTGCCTGCTTTCGGCATCGTTTCGGACCTGATCAGCACACATGCGCGCAAGAACATCTTCGGCTATCGGATGATGGTCTGGGCAATCGTGATCATCGGGGGCTTAAGCTTCGTCGTCTGGGCGCACCACATGTATGTCAGCGGCATGAACCCGGCCTTCGGCTTCTTCTTCGCCACCACGACGCTGATCATCGCCGTCCCGACGGCGATCAAGGTCTATAACTGGGTGCTGACGCTGTGGCGCGGCGACATCCACCTGACGCTGCCGATGCTCTTTGCGCTCGCTTTCATCGTCACCTTCGTCAATGGCGGCCTGACCGGCCTGTTCCTCGGCAATGTCGTCGTCGACGTGCCGCTGTCGGATACGATGTTCGTCGTCGCGCATTTCCACATGGTCATGGGTGTCGCGCCGATCCTCGTCATCTTCGGGGCGATCTACCACTGGTATCCGAAGGTGACGGGACGCATGCTGAACGATGTGCTCGGCCATATCCACTTCTGGATCACCTTCCTCGGCACCTATGCGATCTTCTTTCCGATGCATTATCTCGGCCTGCTCGGCGTGCCGCGCCGCTATTTCGAGATGGGAGAGACGGCCTTCGTTCCGCCTTCGGCCCATACGCTGAACATTTTCATCACCGTCATGGCGCTGATCGTCGGGGCGGCACAAATCATCTTCCTGTTCAACCTGGTCTGGAGCCTTTTCCGGGGCAGGGAGGCGGGCGGCAATCCATGGCGGGCGACGACGCTCGAATGGCAGACGCCGCAGACGCCGCCGGCGCACGGCAACTGGGGCAAGGATCTGCCTGTCGTCTACCGCTGGGCCTATGATTACAGCGTGCCGGGAGCGGCCGAGGATTTCATTCCGCAGAATGTGCCGGCAAGCGGCGGCGTCACACGGGAGGTTCCGGCATGA
- a CDS encoding cytochrome c oxidase subunit 3, whose amino-acid sequence MNVMLLFLAAVGAVMIWWLAGQRLTSKPWLETGSVQLPAHDDAERQRSQVPAVKIGLFVFLGVVGAIFSLAVSAYFMRMASADWWGMPIPRLLWVNTAALALSSAALQWAKREARHSRMESLRPALVTGLTLSVFFLVGQIQAWRELTAAGYVLADNPANSFFYMLTGLHGLHILGGLAVLAHTTVRAFSADVQPERLRLSVDLSAIYSHFMLAVWLLLFALFAGWANDFVDLCRTLLN is encoded by the coding sequence ATGAATGTCATGCTGCTCTTCCTCGCCGCGGTCGGCGCCGTCATGATCTGGTGGCTGGCCGGGCAGCGGCTGACCTCGAAGCCGTGGCTCGAAACCGGGTCGGTGCAACTGCCGGCCCATGACGACGCCGAGCGGCAGCGGTCACAGGTGCCGGCGGTCAAGATCGGCCTCTTCGTGTTTCTCGGCGTCGTCGGAGCGATCTTCAGCCTTGCCGTCAGCGCCTATTTCATGCGCATGGCCTCGGCCGACTGGTGGGGGATGCCAATTCCGCGCCTGCTCTGGGTGAACACCGCAGCACTCGCGCTTAGCAGTGCTGCGCTGCAATGGGCCAAACGCGAAGCGCGGCACAGCCGCATGGAAAGCCTGCGGCCGGCACTTGTGACAGGACTTACGCTCTCGGTCTTCTTTCTCGTTGGGCAGATCCAGGCATGGCGGGAGCTGACCGCAGCCGGCTATGTGCTTGCCGACAATCCCGCCAACAGCTTCTTCTACATGCTGACCGGCCTGCATGGCTTGCATATTCTGGGCGGGCTTGCCGTGCTCGCGCACACGACGGTCAGGGCATTTTCAGCCGACGTTCAACCCGAGAGGTTGCGGCTCAGCGTCGACCTTTCGGCCATCTATTCGCATTTCATGCTCGCCGTCTGGCTTCTGCTCTTTGCACTCTTTGCCGGCTGGGCGAATGATTTCGTCGATCTCTGCCGCACATTACTGAACTAG
- a CDS encoding heme-copper oxidase subunit III family protein, translating into MAHPVQTHGEPGLRLAGLRGVAADFSSDQRAFKTASWGKAMMWIFLLSDTFVFGCFLIAYMTARMSTPVPWPNPSEVFALHIGGQDVPLILIAIMTFVLISSSGTMAMAVNFGYRRERRMTAVLMLLTALLGATFVGMQAFEWTKLITEGVRPWENPWGAAQFGSTFFMITGFHGTHVTIGVIFLLIIARKVWRGDFDVERRGFFTSRKGRYEAVEIMGLYWHFVDLVWVFIFAFFYLW; encoded by the coding sequence ATGGCACATCCTGTCCAGACACATGGCGAGCCCGGTCTCAGGCTGGCAGGTCTTCGCGGTGTCGCGGCCGATTTCAGTTCGGATCAGCGCGCCTTCAAGACCGCCTCCTGGGGCAAGGCGATGATGTGGATCTTTCTGCTCAGCGACACGTTCGTCTTTGGCTGTTTCCTGATCGCCTATATGACCGCCCGCATGTCGACGCCGGTCCCCTGGCCCAATCCGAGCGAGGTCTTCGCGCTCCATATCGGCGGCCAGGACGTTCCGCTGATCCTCATCGCGATCATGACCTTCGTGTTGATCTCCAGCAGCGGCACCATGGCGATGGCGGTCAATTTCGGCTATCGCCGCGAACGCCGCATGACAGCTGTACTGATGCTGCTGACGGCACTTCTCGGGGCAACCTTCGTCGGCATGCAGGCCTTCGAATGGACGAAACTGATCACCGAGGGCGTGCGACCATGGGAAAATCCGTGGGGTGCTGCGCAGTTCGGCTCGACCTTCTTCATGATAACGGGCTTTCACGGCACGCATGTCACCATTGGCGTCATTTTCCTCCTCATTATCGCCCGCAAGGTCTGGCGAGGCGATTTCGATGTGGAACGGCGCGGCTTCTTCACCAGCCGGAAAGGCCGCTACGAGGCCGTCGAGATCATGGGCCTCTACTGGCACTTCGTCGACCTGGTCTGGGTCTTCATCTTCGCGTTTTTTTATCTGTGGTGA
- a CDS encoding cytochrome C oxidase subunit IV family protein — translation MSETTAHAQGPTVQAQEHGQQHPIRLYLLVWGLLFVLSAFSYMVDYLGIQGYLRWTLILLFMMLKAGLIVAVFMHMAWERLALVYAILLPPLLVLVFVALMVSEADYTIFTRLAFFGAAP, via the coding sequence ATGAGCGAGACAACGGCACATGCGCAAGGCCCGACGGTACAGGCACAGGAACACGGACAGCAGCACCCGATCCGGCTCTATCTGCTGGTCTGGGGACTGCTCTTCGTGCTCAGCGCCTTTTCCTACATGGTCGATTATCTCGGCATCCAGGGTTATCTCAGGTGGACGCTGATCCTGCTGTTCATGATGTTGAAAGCCGGCCTGATCGTCGCCGTCTTCATGCACATGGCCTGGGAACGGCTGGCGTTGGTCTATGCCATCCTGCTGCCGCCGCTGCTGGTGCTGGTTTTCGTTGCACTCATGGTCTCGGAAGCGGACTATACGATCTTCACCCGGCTCGCCTTTTTTGGCGCCGCGCCATAG
- a CDS encoding GNAT family N-acetyltransferase, whose translation MLIRPARAEDRSAIWTILEPVIRAGETYTLDRDMSETDALDYWLGADKESFVADDGGSIIGTYYIRANQAGGGNHVCNCGYMTARQAAGQGVARIMHQHSLAHARQRGFRAMQFNFVVSSNERAVRLWQSLDFQVVGRLPRAFRHPTLGFVDALVMYRDL comes from the coding sequence ATGCTGATCCGACCTGCCAGAGCGGAAGACCGCAGCGCCATCTGGACGATCCTGGAGCCTGTCATCCGGGCGGGCGAAACCTATACGCTCGACCGCGACATGAGCGAGACCGATGCGCTTGACTACTGGCTCGGCGCCGACAAGGAGAGCTTCGTCGCCGATGACGGCGGCAGCATCATCGGTACCTACTATATCCGCGCCAACCAGGCGGGTGGCGGCAATCACGTCTGCAATTGCGGTTATATGACTGCACGGCAGGCGGCGGGGCAGGGTGTCGCGCGTATCATGCACCAGCATTCGCTCGCCCATGCGCGCCAGCGGGGCTTCCGCGCCATGCAGTTCAATTTCGTCGTCAGTTCCAACGAGCGGGCCGTGCGGCTGTGGCAATCACTCGATTTTCAGGTGGTCGGCCGGCTTCCGAGAGCGTTCCGGCATCCGACCCTTGGGTTTGTCGATGCGCTCGTCATGTACAGGGATCTTTGA
- a CDS encoding adenylate/guanylate cyclase domain-containing protein: protein MPDIANRVMAVRQHVDETVAVAMAHLIEDAPDFGLNRVNPLAFARTNGLGEQESIAAFLHATQLGLFELSWNIVCQSCGGVLYQAESLQGIDQHHYNCSFCALDWEPTLDETVEITFTVDPRIRHIAAHDPDSLPLWDYTRQIFWSSGSDLPEHLAPVVGEVVLDAFEIAPGARMGRQVQMREGVAILFDPVTHSSRFLEVSGEPAEGQRLSIELDDAHQAGETLRLAPGLLTLDLENRTNRRIMPIFWIAGKALEAILTRRVPVLTAKRLLTHQTFRDIYRTNVLDLNQRFRITSLTFLFTDLKGSTELYERIGDLAAFDLVRAHFQLMYQVVSAHGGAVVKTIGDAIMATFPTPAQGVAAALDIRKVIDELNRRDSRDDLFLKVGLHSGPCLAVLMNERQDYFGQTVNVASRLQTIATPDMIFATTPVVEDEEARALLAARGRSLHGTTAFLRGLSGEIPVYGIPA, encoded by the coding sequence ATGCCCGATATAGCGAACCGCGTCATGGCCGTGCGCCAGCACGTCGACGAAACCGTTGCCGTCGCGATGGCGCATCTGATCGAAGACGCGCCGGATTTTGGCCTGAACCGCGTCAATCCGCTGGCCTTTGCGCGCACGAACGGGCTCGGCGAACAGGAGAGCATCGCCGCCTTTCTGCATGCCACCCAGCTCGGCCTCTTCGAACTCTCCTGGAACATCGTCTGCCAAAGCTGCGGCGGCGTGCTCTATCAGGCGGAATCGCTGCAGGGCATCGACCAGCACCACTATAATTGTTCCTTCTGTGCGCTCGATTGGGAACCGACGCTCGACGAAACCGTGGAGATCACCTTCACGGTCGACCCGCGCATCCGCCACATCGCCGCGCACGATCCCGACAGCCTGCCGCTCTGGGATTATACACGCCAGATCTTCTGGTCTTCCGGCAGCGATCTGCCCGAACATCTTGCGCCCGTCGTCGGCGAGGTCGTTCTCGACGCGTTCGAGATTGCGCCGGGTGCGCGCATGGGCCGCCAGGTTCAGATGCGCGAGGGTGTAGCCATTCTCTTCGATCCCGTGACGCACAGCTCGCGCTTCCTGGAAGTGAGCGGCGAACCGGCCGAAGGCCAGCGCCTGTCGATCGAACTCGACGATGCGCATCAGGCTGGCGAAACGCTGCGGCTGGCGCCAGGTCTTCTGACGCTCGATCTGGAAAACCGGACGAACCGGAGGATAATGCCGATCTTCTGGATCGCCGGTAAGGCGCTGGAAGCGATCCTGACGCGGCGCGTCCCTGTCTTAACCGCCAAGCGGCTGCTCACGCACCAGACCTTCCGGGATATTTATCGCACCAATGTTCTCGATCTCAACCAGCGCTTCAGGATCACCAGCCTGACCTTCCTGTTCACCGACCTGAAGGGATCGACCGAACTCTACGAGCGGATCGGCGACCTTGCGGCCTTCGATCTGGTGCGCGCGCATTTCCAGCTCATGTATCAGGTCGTCTCCGCCCATGGCGGCGCAGTGGTCAAGACGATCGGCGATGCGATCATGGCAACCTTTCCGACCCCGGCACAGGGTGTGGCCGCAGCACTCGACATCCGCAAGGTGATCGATGAACTCAACCGGCGCGACAGCCGCGACGACCTGTTCCTGAAGGTCGGCCTGCATAGCGGCCCCTGCCTTGCCGTGCTGATGAACGAGCGGCAGGATTATTTCGGCCAGACGGTCAATGTCGCCTCGCGCCTGCAGACGATCGCCACCCCGGACATGATCTTTGCAACGACACCGGTGGTCGAGGACGAGGAAGCGCGTGCCCTGCTTGCCGCGCGCGGCCGCAGCCTGCATGGCACCACCGCCTTCCTGCGGGGCCTCAGCGGAGAAATACCGGTCTACGGCATTCCCGCCTGA